The Streptomyces puniciscabiei genomic interval AATGCCAGGATTGACCCGCATGAAATCGGGACAAAGCCACCGCGCTGTGGAGTGTGTCACACCACGGAAACCGTCAGAAAACCGCTAGGAAACTTCCCTGTTTAGCCTTGCAAAAAGCGGGCAGAAGAAGATGGGAAGCTGCCGCCCGGGAAATTCGCGGGAATTGTGAAACTAAATTGAATTCATGCTCCGGTGACCCCGTCGATTCGTTCACGCAGAATGTCGGCATGTCCGTTGTGCCGGGCGTACTCCTCGATGAGGTGGATCAGCACCCAGCGCACGCTGACCTCGGTGCCGGCCAGCGGCTCGTCGACGATCCGTCCGGTGTCCTCCAGGGACCGCCCGGCGAGCAGCTCCCGCCCGCGCGCGACCTCCCACCGCCAGGCGTCCAGCGCCTCCTCCAGCCCCCGCTCCGGATCGAGGGCGTACCCCGTCCCCTCCTCGAACACCGGCGGCACGTCCAGCCCGGCCAGCACCCGCTGGAACCAGTTCCGCTCGACCTCGGCCAGGTGCTGCACCAGTCCGAGCAGCGTCAACTCCGACGGCTCCGCCGAGGCCTGCCGCACCTGTGCGTCGTCCAGCCCCCGGCACTTGAGCTCCAGCGTGGCGCGATGGAAGTCCAGCCAGCCCTCCAGCATGGGGCGCTCCGGCCCGGTCAGCGAGGGGATGGGCCGGCCGTCGGGGAGGGTGTGCGGGGCCTGGGGCGTCTGGTCCGTGGTCATGCGGGCAGGGTGACACGGGCCACTGACATCGAAACCCGGCCGAGCCGGAGGGACGGCCCTTTCCGGCCGACCGGGCCGGCGTCACACGCCGAGTGCCGCCCCCAGTGCCGTCAGGCACCTCTCCACCGTCTCCGGCGAGGCGTCCGCCCCGTAGTGGTTGACCCGGATCATCTCCTTGGCCAGCGCACCCCCGCCCGCGGCCAGCGGCACCGCGGGGTCGCTCTCCAGCGCCCGGGCCACCACCTCCGACGCCACCACCCCCGGGGGCACCCGAAGCGTCGTAGCCACCGGCGCCGCGTCCTTCTCGTCGTACACGTACGGCTCGAGTCCCCCGCCCAGGGCGACCGCCCCCGACCGCGTCGCCAGCGCAGCGCGCCGGTGCCGCGCCATCACCTCGTCGAGCCCCACCGACTCGATCCGCTCCAGACACGCCTGGAGCGCCAGCATCTCCAGCTGCGCCGGAGCATGCGGCAGCGCGGCGCGGCCGGCGTCGATCCAGCGCTCCTTCCAGTCCAGCAGGGACAGATAGGAGCGGCGCGGCGCGTTCGGGTTGGCCGCCATCCGGGCCCAGGCCCGCTCGCTCACCGAGATCGCCGACACCCCCGCCGGACCGCCCATCGCCTTCTGCGCACCGATCACGCACAGGTCCACGCCCCACGCGTCCGGCAGCACGGGCTCCGCGCCCACGGAGGCGACCGCGTCCAGGTAGAAGAGCGCGCCCTGTTCCCGTACCGCCTCGCCGATCTCCGCGACCGGGTTGGTGTTGCCGGTCGCCGCCTCCGCGTGCACCAGCGACACGAAGTCGATCTCCGGGTGCTCGGCGAACGCCTCCCGGACCTGGTCGGCGGTCACCGCCGTGTGGAAGGGCACGGAGAGGTCGTGCACGGTCGCCCCCGCGTCCCGGAGCCAGTTGCCGAAGGTCTGCCCGTACGGGCCCGTGATCACGTTCAGGGCCACCGTGCCCGGACCGGCCGCCGCACGGATCGCGCCCTCCAGCGGCAGCAACGCCTCGCCCTGGGTGATCAGCACGTCCTGGCGGGTGTCCAGCAGCCTGGCGACCCCGTCCTCGATGGCGGCGAAGCGCTCGGCACTCAGCGGGGGCAGGTCGAGGAAGGGGTGGGTCACGGCGGCGCTCTCTTCGTTCTCTGGGTCGGTGTCCGGGGTCAACTCCACCGATCTTAGGTCCAAAGGCCTCGTAACCATCGGTTTGATTTGAGAGACTCAAACTCTTCCTTATAATCGGAACCCACAGTTCCCCCACAGAGAAGATCCCCCCATGAAAACGCTCCTCGGACGCCGGAACCGCCTCCTGGCTGCCACCACCGCGACCGCCGGGCTGGCCCTCGTCGTGGCCGGCTGCTCCTCGAACGGCAACGGGGGGAGCGGCGGTGCCACCGTCAAGGGGGTCCACGTCGTCAAGGCCGGTCAGCTGACCACCTGCACCCACCTGCCGTACCCGCCCTTCCAGTCGGAGATCAACGGCGAGGTGCAGGGCTTCGACGTCTCCCTCATCGACCTCGTCGCCAAGAACCTCGGCGTCAAACAGAGAATCGTCGACACGCCCTTCGAGAACTTCAAGACCGGCGCCTTCCTGAACTCCGGCCAGTGCGACCTGGCCGCCGCCGGCATGACGATCACGCCCGAGCGCAAGAAGAACGTCGACTTCTCCGACCCGTACTTCGAGGCCACCCAGGCCGTGCTCGTCGCCAAGAACAGCGGCATCAACTCCCTCGCCGACGTCAAGGCCAAGGGCAAGAAGCTCGGCGCCCAGGCGCAGACCACCGGCGAGGACTACGTCAAGGGCAAGGGCTACGACCCGATCTCCTTCGAGTCCTCCGACGCGGTCCTCAACGGCCTGCGCACCGGCCAGGTGCAGGCCGTCGTCATCGACTACCCGGTGGTCCAGGGCTGGCTGAAGGACAAGGCCAACGCGGACAAGTTCAAGGTCGTCGACAACCTCAAGACCGGCGAGCAGTACGGCTTCACGGTCAAGAAGGGCAACACGGCGCTGCGCGAGGCCATCAACAAGGCTCTGAAGGACGCCAAGGCCGACGGCACCTACAAGAAGCTCTACGAGCAGTGGATCGGCCCGTACAACCCCTCCGTGGCCTCTCCCGCC includes:
- a CDS encoding DinB family protein; translated protein: MTTDQTPQAPHTLPDGRPIPSLTGPERPMLEGWLDFHRATLELKCRGLDDAQVRQASAEPSELTLLGLVQHLAEVERNWFQRVLAGLDVPPVFEEGTGYALDPERGLEEALDAWRWEVARGRELLAGRSLEDTGRIVDEPLAGTEVSVRWVLIHLIEEYARHNGHADILRERIDGVTGA
- a CDS encoding pyridoxal-phosphate-dependent aminotransferase family protein → MTHPFLDLPPLSAERFAAIEDGVARLLDTRQDVLITQGEALLPLEGAIRAAAGPGTVALNVITGPYGQTFGNWLRDAGATVHDLSVPFHTAVTADQVREAFAEHPEIDFVSLVHAEAATGNTNPVAEIGEAVREQGALFYLDAVASVGAEPVLPDAWGVDLCVIGAQKAMGGPAGVSAISVSERAWARMAANPNAPRRSYLSLLDWKERWIDAGRAALPHAPAQLEMLALQACLERIESVGLDEVMARHRRAALATRSGAVALGGGLEPYVYDEKDAAPVATTLRVPPGVVASEVVARALESDPAVPLAAGGGALAKEMIRVNHYGADASPETVERCLTALGAALGV
- a CDS encoding basic amino acid ABC transporter substrate-binding protein, with the translated sequence MKTLLGRRNRLLAATTATAGLALVVAGCSSNGNGGSGGATVKGVHVVKAGQLTTCTHLPYPPFQSEINGEVQGFDVSLIDLVAKNLGVKQRIVDTPFENFKTGAFLNSGQCDLAAAGMTITPERKKNVDFSDPYFEATQAVLVAKNSGINSLADVKAKGKKLGAQAQTTGEDYVKGKGYDPISFESSDAVLNGLRTGQVQAVVIDYPVVQGWLKDKANADKFKVVDNLKTGEQYGFTVKKGNTALREAINKALKDAKADGTYKKLYEQWIGPYNPSVASPAAS